Proteins encoded together in one Telopea speciosissima isolate NSW1024214 ecotype Mountain lineage chromosome 6, Tspe_v1, whole genome shotgun sequence window:
- the LOC122666333 gene encoding F-box protein At3g07870-like isoform X2, whose amino-acid sequence MESSKKGQREEEKQGDTILPQDLVEDILLRLPIKSLVRFRCVCKNWCVLIKSPRFISKQIQRTTENNPLLILNGCAFDGDDHGLYTLDYGSSNQATKLDFPFESFAKCFDRVDIVGSCNGLVCLGFSEGQYCWDTICLWNPATREQKFLPKIDSTSHYVSMGFGFDPIVNEYKVVRVVYFSDRFETNTAVLKSDVRVYTLGTDEWRRIEDISYHINERVSMAIVNGVVHWTASCSYLRRMSELVISFDSAQEVFKELPQPNYGDKNQKFIKHVGVLGGCLSVFCHFSDERIEIWMMKDYGLKESWTKQFVIGGPTISWFVYIQPLGLWTGGEILLEKDHRLLVLYDTKTNREREPGIQGLPQRFYSVNHIESLISLTVG is encoded by the exons ATGGAGAGCAGTAAAAAGGGtcagagggaagaagagaaacaaggagATACAATTCTCCCACAAGATTTGGTGGAGGATATCCTCTTAAGACTACCTATTAAGTCACTGGTGCGATTCAGGTGCGTATGTAAAAACTGGTGTGTTCTAATTAAGAGCCCTCGTTTCATTAGCAAGCAAATCCAGAGAACAACTGAGAATAACCCTCTTCTAATTCTTAATGGATGTGCTTTTGACGGTGACGATCATGGACTCTACACTTTAGATTATGGGTCTTCCAATCAAGCAACGAAACTAGATTTCCCATTCGAGTCGTTTGCGAAATGTTTTGATCGGGTTGATATTGTGGGTTCATGTAATGGTTTGGTATGCTTGGGTTTCTCTGAGGGGCAGTATTGTTGGGACACTATTTGTTTGTGGAATCCAGCTACTAGAGAACAAAAGTTCCTTCCAAAGATTGACTCCACTTCCCATTATGTTTCCATGGGATTTGGTTTTGATCCCATTGTTAATGAATACAAAGTGGTAAGAGTTGTTTACTTCTCCGATCGCTTTGAGACAAACACTGCTGTGTTAAAGTCGGATGTGAGAGTGTATACTCTTGGTACTGATGAGTGGAGAAGAATTGAAGATATTTCTTACCATATTAATGAACGAGTGTCAATGGCAATTGTGAATGGAGTTGTTCATTGGACAGCCAGTTGCAGTTACCTACGTAGAATGTCTGAATTAGTCATTTCTTTCGATAGTGCGCAAGAGGTATTCAAAGAGTTACCGCAACCAAATTATGGAGATAAGAATCAGAAGTTTATCAAGCATGTTGGGGTTCTGGGAGGATGCCTCTCTGTTTTTTGCCATTTCTCAGATGAACGCATAGAGATTTGGATGATGAAGGACTATGGGTTGAAGGAGTCTTGGACTAAGCAGTTTGTTATTGGAGGACCAACAATATCTTGGTTCGTCTATATACAGCCGTTGGGACTTTGGACGGGTGGTGAAATTCTATTGGAGAAGGATCACAGGTTGCTGGTTTTGTATGATACAAAAACTAACAGAGAGAGGGAGCCTGGAATTCAGGGGCTTCCACAGAGATTTTACTCTGTAAATCAC ATTGAGAGCCTCATTTCACTAACGGTTGGCTAG
- the LOC122666333 gene encoding F-box protein At3g07870-like isoform X1 encodes MESSKKGQREEEKQGDTILPQDLVEDILLRLPIKSLVRFRCVCKNWCVLIKSPRFISKQIQRTTENNPLLILNGCAFDGDDHGLYTLDYGSSNQATKLDFPFESFAKCFDRVDIVGSCNGLVCLGFSEGQYCWDTICLWNPATREQKFLPKIDSTSHYVSMGFGFDPIVNEYKVVRVVYFSDRFETNTAVLKSDVRVYTLGTDEWRRIEDISYHINERVSMAIVNGVVHWTASCSYLRRMSELVISFDSAQEVFKELPQPNYGDKNQKFIKHVGVLGGCLSVFCHFSDERIEIWMMKDYGLKESWTKQFVIGGPTISWFVYIQPLGLWTGGEILLEKDHRLLVLYDTKTNREREPGIQGLPQRFYSVNHIESLISLTVGWPKEQE; translated from the coding sequence ATGGAGAGCAGTAAAAAGGGtcagagggaagaagagaaacaaggagATACAATTCTCCCACAAGATTTGGTGGAGGATATCCTCTTAAGACTACCTATTAAGTCACTGGTGCGATTCAGGTGCGTATGTAAAAACTGGTGTGTTCTAATTAAGAGCCCTCGTTTCATTAGCAAGCAAATCCAGAGAACAACTGAGAATAACCCTCTTCTAATTCTTAATGGATGTGCTTTTGACGGTGACGATCATGGACTCTACACTTTAGATTATGGGTCTTCCAATCAAGCAACGAAACTAGATTTCCCATTCGAGTCGTTTGCGAAATGTTTTGATCGGGTTGATATTGTGGGTTCATGTAATGGTTTGGTATGCTTGGGTTTCTCTGAGGGGCAGTATTGTTGGGACACTATTTGTTTGTGGAATCCAGCTACTAGAGAACAAAAGTTCCTTCCAAAGATTGACTCCACTTCCCATTATGTTTCCATGGGATTTGGTTTTGATCCCATTGTTAATGAATACAAAGTGGTAAGAGTTGTTTACTTCTCCGATCGCTTTGAGACAAACACTGCTGTGTTAAAGTCGGATGTGAGAGTGTATACTCTTGGTACTGATGAGTGGAGAAGAATTGAAGATATTTCTTACCATATTAATGAACGAGTGTCAATGGCAATTGTGAATGGAGTTGTTCATTGGACAGCCAGTTGCAGTTACCTACGTAGAATGTCTGAATTAGTCATTTCTTTCGATAGTGCGCAAGAGGTATTCAAAGAGTTACCGCAACCAAATTATGGAGATAAGAATCAGAAGTTTATCAAGCATGTTGGGGTTCTGGGAGGATGCCTCTCTGTTTTTTGCCATTTCTCAGATGAACGCATAGAGATTTGGATGATGAAGGACTATGGGTTGAAGGAGTCTTGGACTAAGCAGTTTGTTATTGGAGGACCAACAATATCTTGGTTCGTCTATATACAGCCGTTGGGACTTTGGACGGGTGGTGAAATTCTATTGGAGAAGGATCACAGGTTGCTGGTTTTGTATGATACAAAAACTAACAGAGAGAGGGAGCCTGGAATTCAGGGGCTTCCACAGAGATTTTACTCTGTAAATCACATTGAGAGCCTTATTTCACTAACAGTTGGCTGGCCAAAGGAACAGGAATAA